One Prolixibacteraceae bacterium DNA segment encodes these proteins:
- a CDS encoding TonB-dependent receptor, which produces MKSINSLRSSALVFKRWNGHAYSAFSTIKRVVHIAALMSTYIALVPSLDANAQEVVEKIPEEEDTLVHEVDEITVSAKRVPVLLSDVNRSVTVIDRKEIELAPVQSVQDLIEYAMGVDFRQRGGMGVQTDMSIRGGTSEQVAVLINGMCINDPQTGHNTLNIPIPMDAIKRIEILNGAASVNYGVNAFTGAINIITDSEDTSSIKTRVDGGQFGYFNGGLSASFASRKWTNFVSAGYKHSDGYIDNTDFDITNYYIASKYHTRKRELRFQAGYVDNAYGANSFYTPKYPDQYEQIKTFFSSIEMKDYGRMHLSPSVYYRRGVDHFKLYRDRSVAPSWYITDNYHQTDVLGVNLDSWFHSPVGKIAVGFSYRYEGIMSNVLGEIKESAKEIKGVTEAMYDKGHQRSNYSLFVSDDFTLGNLDVSLSAMAVKNSDLDESVFFAPGVTLGYGITDELRWVASANRALRLPTYTDLYYNSPNIKGNINLKPEKGTTYETGLKYYGSSVQAKINVFYRKTENMIDWLAPVGNEDPVYVAENISNLNTYGVEGDIHIPFSNCFLKKISLNYAFLNQNLEENDHYDSAYLFDYLKAKVDLGVTHTIYGPIVANWKVTYQSRNGSYTAYNAQMKPYTEDYDPFVVANVRVSYIHKAMNIYGEVANLFDKSYVDIGSVEQPGRWVRLGISYKLNL; this is translated from the coding sequence ATGAAATCAATCAATTCATTAAGAAGTTCTGCTCTTGTTTTTAAGAGGTGGAACGGGCACGCTTATAGTGCTTTTAGTACAATCAAACGTGTGGTCCATATTGCTGCACTAATGTCTACCTATATTGCACTCGTACCATCGTTAGATGCCAATGCGCAAGAGGTAGTGGAAAAAATTCCAGAGGAAGAGGATACTTTAGTTCATGAGGTGGACGAGATTACTGTATCTGCCAAGAGAGTTCCTGTTTTATTATCCGATGTCAACCGGTCGGTCACAGTCATAGATCGTAAAGAGATTGAACTAGCACCAGTTCAAAGCGTACAAGATCTTATTGAGTATGCCATGGGGGTTGATTTCAGACAACGTGGAGGAATGGGAGTACAAACCGATATGAGTATTCGTGGGGGTACTTCCGAGCAAGTTGCCGTTCTGATTAATGGAATGTGCATCAATGATCCACAAACAGGACATAATACATTAAATATACCAATTCCAATGGATGCGATAAAGCGTATTGAGATTCTCAATGGTGCTGCTAGTGTAAACTACGGGGTGAATGCTTTTACCGGTGCAATCAATATCATTACAGACTCGGAGGATACCTCCTCTATTAAAACAAGAGTTGATGGGGGTCAGTTCGGTTACTTCAATGGTGGTTTATCCGCTAGTTTTGCTTCAAGAAAATGGACCAATTTTGTCTCTGCAGGTTACAAACATAGTGATGGTTATATCGACAATACTGATTTTGATATTACCAACTACTACATTGCTTCGAAATATCATACAAGAAAGAGAGAACTACGTTTTCAAGCAGGTTATGTAGACAATGCTTATGGTGCCAACTCGTTTTATACTCCTAAATATCCAGACCAATACGAACAGATAAAGACGTTTTTTTCATCTATTGAGATGAAAGATTATGGGAGGATGCACCTTTCTCCTTCTGTCTATTACCGAAGAGGAGTTGATCATTTTAAACTTTATCGTGATCGATCTGTGGCTCCTTCTTGGTATATCACCGATAATTATCACCAAACTGATGTTTTAGGTGTGAATCTAGATAGCTGGTTTCACTCTCCTGTAGGGAAGATTGCTGTAGGATTTAGTTATCGTTATGAGGGTATCATGAGTAATGTGTTGGGAGAAATTAAAGAGAGTGCCAAAGAGATTAAGGGGGTTACGGAGGCTATGTATGATAAGGGTCATCAGAGAAGTAACTATAGTCTTTTTGTCTCTGATGATTTTACTCTTGGTAATTTGGATGTGTCTCTCTCTGCGATGGCTGTTAAAAATAGTGATTTGGATGAGAGTGTCTTCTTTGCTCCAGGAGTAACTTTAGGTTATGGAATTACTGATGAGCTTCGCTGGGTAGCTTCAGCGAATCGAGCTTTAAGATTACCTACCTATACGGACCTTTATTACAACTCTCCGAATATAAAAGGAAATATTAATTTGAAACCAGAAAAGGGAACTACTTATGAGACTGGATTGAAGTATTATGGATCATCTGTTCAAGCGAAAATAAATGTATTTTACCGAAAGACTGAAAATATGATCGATTGGTTGGCACCTGTAGGTAATGAGGACCCCGTATATGTGGCGGAAAATATCTCTAATTTAAATACCTATGGAGTGGAAGGTGATATTCACATTCCATTCTCTAACTGTTTCCTAAAGAAAATATCTCTTAATTATGCCTTCTTAAATCAGAACTTGGAAGAGAATGATCACTACGATTCGGCCTATCTATTTGACTATTTGAAAGCGAAGGTTGATCTTGGGGTGACTCATACGATTTATGGTCCCATTGTGGCTAATTGGAAGGTTACTTACCAGAGTCGAAATGGTAGTTATACTGCCTATAATGCCCAAATGAAGCCATATACTGAAGATTATGATCCTTTTGTCGTTGCCAATGTTCGTGTTTCTTATATTCATAAGGCAATGAATATTTATGGTGAAGTGGCTAACTTATTTGATAAATCTTATGTAGATATAGGCTCTGTTGAGCAGCCTGGTAGATGGGTCCGATTAGGTATAAGCTACAAGCTTAATTTGTAG
- a CDS encoding TonB family protein: MKQIILYIFILMSLSGYANRVYLNSDFKKTTKAKASYYRDIETENKIFVIKDFSITGIKLREGLFKDKSAKIKHGKIKEYYSWGNIAYISHYENNSLQGKRQSYYATGELKREEEFQHGELISGKCFNKDGTETPFFPSLKMPTFDSNNESLSAFINRNIYYPTEAYQLGKEGRVLVSFKVDSDGKVSNIKILKSSNILFNKEAKEIIRKTNKRWQSGLYENIPSAITMTIPIDFTLN; the protein is encoded by the coding sequence ATGAAACAGATCATTTTATATATATTCATTTTGATGTCACTAAGCGGATATGCCAACAGAGTATATTTAAATAGTGACTTTAAAAAGACAACCAAAGCGAAAGCTTCCTACTATAGAGATATAGAGACAGAAAACAAGATATTTGTAATAAAAGACTTCAGCATCACAGGAATAAAACTAAGAGAGGGACTTTTTAAAGATAAATCGGCAAAGATCAAACATGGGAAAATTAAAGAATACTACTCATGGGGTAACATTGCCTACATCTCACACTATGAAAACAACAGCCTTCAAGGGAAAAGACAGAGCTATTATGCCACTGGAGAGTTAAAAAGAGAGGAAGAGTTTCAACATGGTGAACTTATCTCGGGCAAATGCTTTAACAAAGATGGTACCGAGACTCCATTCTTTCCATCTCTAAAGATGCCGACGTTTGATTCTAATAACGAATCTCTCAGTGCATTTATCAACAGAAATATATATTATCCAACCGAGGCATACCAACTGGGAAAAGAAGGCAGGGTACTTGTAAGCTTTAAAGTAGATTCCGATGGAAAGGTATCCAATATTAAGATCCTTAAATCCAGCAATATACTCTTTAACAAAGAGGCAAAAGAGATCATTAGAAAGACCAATAAGAGGTGGCAAAGTGGATTATATGAAAACATCCCTTCAGCAATCACCATGACCATTCCAATTGATTTTACTCTAAATTAG
- a CDS encoding DUF5606 domain-containing protein: MKKILAIGGRPGLYKVVSEAKNSIIVESVVDGKRLPAYATSKISALADISIFTTEGDIPLVEVFRKISEKEDGAKTVSHKKSANEIKARFAEILPNYDEFQVYVSDMKKVFQWYNILQENELLIFDEEEENEEKA; encoded by the coding sequence ATGAAGAAAATATTAGCTATTGGAGGTCGTCCAGGTCTATATAAAGTAGTTTCAGAAGCTAAAAACAGTATTATTGTGGAGTCGGTTGTCGATGGAAAGCGTTTACCAGCTTATGCAACATCTAAGATTAGTGCATTGGCTGATATCTCAATCTTTACAACAGAGGGTGATATCCCTTTGGTGGAAGTTTTCCGTAAAATATCTGAAAAAGAGGATGGTGCTAAGACAGTTAGCCACAAAAAATCTGCGAATGAGATCAAAGCTCGTTTTGCTGAGATCTTGCCTAATTACGATGAGTTTCAGGTTTATGTATCTGATATGAAAAAAGTTTTCCAGTGGTATAATATTCTTCAAGAAAATGAACTCCTTATCTTTGACGAAGAGGAAGAGAATGAAGAGAAAGCTTAA
- the mnmA gene encoding tRNA 2-thiouridine(34) synthase MnmA: MKKSVMLAMSGGTDSSVSAMLLQEQGYVVKGVTFRMFDTEEETPQFVEDAKTLAHRLGIEHYTVDIRSDFRQTIVETFMKQYQVGITPNPCVLCNNTIKWPYLIEAADRYGCDYVATGHYTQVVEKEGIFYIDSGLDPEKEQSFFLWGLPQEILSRTIFPLGRYNKEEIREMAAQRGFQKVATKKDSMGVCFLQGKDYRLFLKELYEQYGVQIPRGNFVDETGAFLGKHQGVPYYTLGQRRGLGVNFNKPLYVIGMNVDREEIILGDKSNLLTSRILLKDIHLTDPNLLGYDALEVRIRYRKQYVLGHVMSVDGDEMVVQLHEPEILEAPGQTATLYHHGRVVAGGWIAENY, translated from the coding sequence ATGAAAAAGAGTGTAATGTTGGCAATGAGTGGTGGGACAGATAGTAGTGTTTCTGCAATGCTCCTTCAGGAGCAAGGGTATGTGGTGAAAGGGGTGACATTCAGAATGTTTGATACAGAAGAAGAGACCCCACAATTTGTTGAAGATGCAAAGACGCTTGCTCATCGATTAGGAATAGAACACTATACTGTAGATATTCGCTCTGATTTTCGACAAACTATTGTGGAGACATTTATGAAGCAGTATCAGGTAGGTATCACTCCCAATCCATGTGTTTTATGTAATAATACTATCAAATGGCCCTATCTTATTGAAGCTGCAGATCGATATGGTTGTGATTATGTTGCTACAGGTCACTATACGCAGGTGGTAGAAAAAGAGGGGATCTTTTATATCGATTCAGGTCTTGATCCAGAAAAAGAGCAGTCGTTCTTCTTGTGGGGATTGCCTCAAGAGATTCTCTCACGAACCATCTTTCCTTTGGGGAGATACAACAAGGAGGAGATTCGAGAGATGGCTGCCCAAAGAGGTTTTCAGAAGGTCGCAACTAAAAAGGATTCCATGGGGGTCTGTTTTCTGCAAGGCAAGGATTATCGATTATTTCTTAAAGAACTTTATGAGCAGTATGGGGTGCAGATTCCTAGAGGGAACTTTGTAGATGAAACGGGAGCTTTCTTAGGTAAGCATCAGGGTGTTCCATACTATACGCTTGGGCAGAGAAGAGGTCTTGGTGTAAATTTCAATAAGCCACTTTATGTGATTGGAATGAATGTGGATAGAGAAGAGATTATCTTGGGAGATAAGTCGAATCTTCTAACTTCACGAATCTTATTGAAAGATATCCATCTTACGGATCCCAACCTGCTTGGATACGACGCGTTGGAAGTACGTATTCGTTATAGAAAACAGTATGTCTTAGGACATGTTATGTCTGTTGATGGAGACGAGATGGTGGTGCAACTTCATGAACCGGAGATCCTAGAGGCACCAGGACAGACCGCAACACTCTACCATCATGGGAGAGTGGTCGCAGGAGGTTGGATTGCTGAGAATTATTAA